The sequence TGCATATACGGTAAACAATATCAGCAAGAAGGAAAGATACCTGTCTTTGCTCAGGGAAGTCAAAAAACTATTAATGAACGGGATGAACAACGTGAAAAGTATATAGCAAGACACAAACCAGTCTAGACCATAAAAAATTGGAATTAGATTCATCTTTACGATATCCTTTGAGACCATCTCTGGAAATTCGATTTTAGCAAAAAGCAAGATAAGCCAAGAATAGAAAAACATCGTAGATAATAGCAGTAGAATCCTCTTGATATTAACTTTTTTATGAACCATGAAATAGCCGGTAATCAACATAAAAAGAGAAATTCCAACCCCTTCACAATCTAAGAGTTTAACAGTCATGACCTGCCAGCTAAAAATATGCTCCATTAATCCGGACGACTGTTTCAAAGGGGAAAGAATTAATCCGTGAGCACAAAAATGATGTGCAATAATAATCAATATAGCTATGATTCTTAATAATTCTATAGATGAATTCCTGACATGTGTATTTACTGCTTTATTCATGGATGAAAATACCTCAGAAAATTAATGTAGTAAGTTCTCAGATGTCTCAATAGCTGTGATAGCCTTCCATACCAATTTGAGCCTTATTGCTTTACCAATAAGCTCATGCTATCACATTTCTATACGTATAAACAATGGTTATATATCATTTTAGCAGCTTAAATGTATTCATACATTTCACGCAAATCTTATTTGTCCCAAATCCTACTCATGCTATACTGAAAAAAGAAATCATCCGCCAGAAAGGAATTACATCATGAACATCCAGATCTTCGGAACCAAGAAATGCTTTGACACAAAGAAAGCCATCCGCTACTTCAAAGAAAGAAACATAAAAGCTCAATTCATTGACCTGAAAGAAAAAGACCTCAGTATGGGAGAACTAAGGAGTATCAAACAAGCCGTCGGAGGCATCGACAACCTCATCGATCCCGATGCCAAAGACAAAGACGCTCTCGCCCTCATCAAGTACATCAGCGAAGACGCCAAGGACATCAACCTCATAGAAAATCCCCAGATCCTGAAAACTCCCATCGTAAGAAACGGCAAACAAGCCACCGTTGGCTACCAGCCAGATATTTGGAAAAACTGGAAATAACAAAAAAGGGGCTGTGACAAAATTCACTAAAATGCTGCTTTTTCCTTTTCTCGAACGAAGCTATATAAGTTTAAAACAAATGAGAACTGATTTCTTTTGTTGTTTCGCAGAGCTGTCTCCGTAGGAGAAAGTGCCCAGCCCATCATTTTTCTGATGCTGGGCGAAAGTGGTGCAGTTTATGAAAAGGCGAAGCATCATCGCTCAGGGTGTTGACCTTGCGCCGAAGGAGAAGGTCCTGGCGAAGCCGGGGAATACAGTAGTTCTCGAGCAAAGCTATATAAGTTCAAAACAAATAAGAACTGATTTCTTTTGTTTCTCATCGCCGAGCTTCCCCCAACGGAGGGAAGTGCCCGAAGGGCGATAGGGGTGCAGTTTATGAAAAGGCGAAGCATCATCGCTCAGGGTGTTGACCTTGCGCCGAAGGAGAAGGTCCTGGTGAAGCCGGGGAATACAGTAGTTCTCGAGCAAAGCTATATAAGTTCAAAACAAATAAGAACTGATTTCTTTTGTTTCTCATCGCCGAGCTTCCCCCAACGGAGGGAAGTGCCCGAAGGGCGATAGGGGTGCAGTTTCTAAAAAGGCGAAGCATCCTTTGAGGTTTTCAGATATAACCAATAAATACATTTGCTAGATAATCCTTTAATGGAATATTCCAATCGCAAAAGTGGCAGTGACGAAATGTTTACGCATTCCATCACTGCCACTTTTCATATTCCAAACCATTCATAAAAGAAAAATTAATACAAAAGGCCAAAGGCTAGCACCCGACACTATCAACACAATCACAAAAGGAATACAAATTATAAAGAAAAGTATAGAAAAAAGTACTTCGTACCATCTCGGTTGTTCTTCTATGAACCATGACAACATAGTAACGATTAAAACGAACGCGATAGGAACTAAGATATAAATCATGACCAAGGTTGGATAGAAAAGATCACTGATAAACTCTCTAATGACCATAAAGGACCCAATCCAAAGAGCAAAAAAGCCAAGAACGTACTTCATCCGCTCCACCCTCTCAAATAATCCCGATCAGCTTCCCTTCTATTTTTATTATAGGGTTAAATTCGGTGGGGAGCAATGAGACGGAATCAATACTGATGGTAAGAAATTGATAACAAAAGGGGAATAATTAAGACTGATTACACTCTTTCAAAATACTACTAATATTCCACAATGGAATCAGTAGAATTCCAATGTTTATCAAAATGATCAGCAGCATCATTCTGCACAAAGCATTCCTTTAAAAGATCTTTAATATTTTCTATTGTATAAAGTCCTGAATCCATAAAAATGTCATTCCGCGAATGTGAATTAACATTCAACATTTTTTTCAATCCATCCACTTTCTCCAAGAAATCTTCCTCTTTAATCCGATTAAAGTTAGTATAAGTTTCTATTATACATCGAGCTATATTCATCAAAAGATAACTCTTATTATCAGGCAACGTTTCACATAAAAAGCGAAAATCCCCCCATAGTGCATCATAATTGGTCCTAATATCATCATCAGGTTTTTTTATAATTTTTATGGTTGTACCTTCAGTACCTGGTAAGAACCTTATCCTTTGCCTGCTTCCATAGCCTCTATATCCATAATTCAAATCAATGTAAAAATGTGCATTATGTGTCATTACAACTAGCACATCTTTGGATTCTTGGGCTTTTATGAATCCAATCAATGAGTTAAGTTCTTCCATAATCAGGAACTGAAAGAAATCATCGTTCGAAGTTACAGGATCATCGAAAACAATAACCCTCTTTTGGTTAATATTATCTTTAATAATATTTCTGAGTTCTTCAATAAAATATAAAATAGCAATTACATTATGTTCTCCTGTGGATAACTGTGTTATATCACGAATTACATTAGTACTTTTATCACGAATATTATAATAGCCTTCCCCATTTGCAACAGATTGATCTTCAATATGCACCAATTCGAAATTAACTATGGTTGAAAGCTTTTTATTGATATGCTCTGCTAATATTTTCTCATTTTTCGTTTTAGCTTCTAAATTTTTGATATCATCCTCCTTTTGTTCTATCTTCTTTTCTAATTCGTCCCTCTCTTTCTTCTTCTTTTCTATCGGCTTATGCTTTTCCTCCCTTAAGGCTCTCGCAATATTAAGCTCTTCCTCTTTTTCTTTATAATGAGACTCCTTTAATTTGTCATAAACGTAATCTAATCTTAATTTTTCTTTTGCCAGCTCGATATCCTTGTTAAGGTCAGAAGCATTATTTTCTCTTACTAAGCTATTATATCTTTTCACGAGATTCGTTAAATCACTGGGAATGCCAGCATCGATGTCAATCATTGGTTTATAGATATCTCGTTCTTTTTCCTGAACTCCTGCCCGCAAGTTCTCCAAAAAATTTTCATACTCTTTTACCAGAGTGTTAATTGCATTACATAGTCTCAATGCTTCATTACTATACTTTGGATAGAACTCTTGGCTTTTAACCTGTATTTGCTCCAATACCTTGATTTTCCGATTAATATCATTCTCAATCCCGCTTATTTCAGCCTGAAATGCCCTTACATCATCCGCATCAAAATAACTTTTTAACTCACCTATTGTCGCTTCTTCAATTACATGCCCACAAAAGGCACAAACATCTCCCGCCTTATGTAATTCTAGTCCTTTCCTTGCAAATTCTCTTTTTTCACTACAATCGATTCTTTGAATCACTATCTGCTCTTGCACAAATTTTTCCCTAAGTTTATTAACTTTGTCAAGCAGCTCTTTTCCATTTATAGAAATTTGAATTATCTCTGAAGCCTGTCGTTTTCCTGTCTTCGCGGTTTCCTGATATTGCTTTTTCTCGTCATCACTTAAATGTGCAGCACGTTTAATATCTTTTTCAAAATCTTTTTTGTTATATATGAGTGATGCGATACGAGGGTTATCAAGTTCCTTGATAGATTTAGCTGATTCAGTGTAGATTTTATCGATATTACGCTCCTTCCGCTCAACATCATTGTTTGCATCATTCCATTCAGTCCATAAGTTTTGGCTCCCATCTCTTGGATCAACTATGGCTCTGTTAATCTCTTCTATTTTCTTTTGTAGATTTTGTATTTCTGAGTTGAGTAACTCAACCTTTTTATCGATTTCAGTATTTTCTTCACCAAGAACAACTGCATTTAATTTTTGGTTATCCCCCAGAATCCCTTCATAACCGTCAAATATACGACAATTAGAACCATCAGGATTATCAAAATAACACTTAATATATTCAGCAAGTGTACTTTTCCCTGTACCATTAGGGCCATATATAAAATTAACAGGTTTAAAAGAAATTTGATCATCAAGAAATATCCTTCGTTCTGATTGATTTAATGGGATAGTTAATAATTCTTCCGTTTCATTACTTGAATGATTCTTACTATTCCTCTTCGTCATAATTATTTCTCCTTAACACCGAATCATCTATCAATACTATACCTACCAAATGCTAACACTGAAGATACCCAACATTTATACAATCATGTTTTACAAAGCAGCATCTGAAATTCCTTTAGTTTATGACAAATAAAAACTACTTAAGCATAGAGACAATGACACTTCTGCTGAAATCCTGCTCTATAAAATTCATCTGGTCGCCCACCATCAAAGCTCTAAGCAAAAAATCCAAAGAATTAAGTATCTAACAAATAACACATAGTTCTCCCGGACATAGGAAACATTTACGTCCTCCTTCCTAATCATCAAAACTCGTATTCTTTGACCCACATAAAATCCGCGCAGAACAAGCTTATACAATTATTCTATCATCTTTTTATTTCTTATTCCTTGAAACAAGGATTAAGCCATCAAAAAAAGAAGTCCACCTTCAGACTTCATTTGAAGATGGACTTCTTTTTTCCTAATCTTACTTATATTTCAATAAATATTGCTTAACACTCACCTGTCCAAAATATTATATTACCTTAATATTATATTACCTTTCACTAATCACGTCATTTTCTCCATACTTCTTCCTCATTTCAGTGATAAATGTCCTTATTGCAAGGAATATAAATGAAGCAGCAAGAACAATGATCACACGTCTAAATGAAGTCTGCCATACATGATTAGTCTGCCAGAATTTGCGAACTATCCAGTCTAAATAATGGAATAAGAAAATTAAGAGGGAATGAATCCCCAAAATCTGAGTTGTCATTCTAACGAAAAAATTTGCAGCAAGCCCTTTAGAAATACAGCATACCACAAAAGAGCCACAAACAGCCTCAATAACAGTCAATAAGATGAAAGGGTATTGCCTAGTAGCCATCTCTATATAAAAGTGCAAATGAATACAAGTGACCCAGAAAATAGCTGCGAAAAGAAAGAGCGGAGTTTCCCATTTTTCAAAGAAATCAACATTCTCTCTCCATAGATATCCTAAATAAATGAAAAGAACAGCGACAAATGTTACATCCATATTTTGAGGAAGCCATTTCCCCTTTAAGCCAAGTGCTATTCCAAGAAGCCCCAATGATAGGCATAAATACCTAGCATATTTCCCCGGAAATAAGACATGAATGATATCAATAATTACTTTTGCCCAAAATAGAGAAACCAAAAACCATACCGCGCCGA is a genomic window of Veillonellaceae bacterium containing:
- a CDS encoding ArsC family transcriptional regulator; its protein translation is MNIQIFGTKKCFDTKKAIRYFKERNIKAQFIDLKEKDLSMGELRSIKQAVGGIDNLIDPDAKDKDALALIKYISEDAKDINLIENPQILKTPIVRNGKQATVGYQPDIWKNWK
- a CDS encoding AAA family ATPase, whose translation is MTKRNSKNHSSNETEELLTIPLNQSERRIFLDDQISFKPVNFIYGPNGTGKSTLAEYIKCYFDNPDGSNCRIFDGYEGILGDNQKLNAVVLGEENTEIDKKVELLNSEIQNLQKKIEEINRAIVDPRDGSQNLWTEWNDANNDVERKERNIDKIYTESAKSIKELDNPRIASLIYNKKDFEKDIKRAAHLSDDEKKQYQETAKTGKRQASEIIQISINGKELLDKVNKLREKFVQEQIVIQRIDCSEKREFARKGLELHKAGDVCAFCGHVIEEATIGELKSYFDADDVRAFQAEISGIENDINRKIKVLEQIQVKSQEFYPKYSNEALRLCNAINTLVKEYENFLENLRAGVQEKERDIYKPMIDIDAGIPSDLTNLVKRYNSLVRENNASDLNKDIELAKEKLRLDYVYDKLKESHYKEKEEELNIARALREEKHKPIEKKKKERDELEKKIEQKEDDIKNLEAKTKNEKILAEHINKKLSTIVNFELVHIEDQSVANGEGYYNIRDKSTNVIRDITQLSTGEHNVIAILYFIEELRNIIKDNINQKRVIVFDDPVTSNDDFFQFLIMEELNSLIGFIKAQESKDVLVVMTHNAHFYIDLNYGYRGYGSRQRIRFLPGTEGTTIKIIKKPDDDIRTNYDALWGDFRFLCETLPDNKSYLLMNIARCIIETYTNFNRIKEEDFLEKVDGLKKMLNVNSHSRNDIFMDSGLYTIENIKDLLKECFVQNDAADHFDKHWNSTDSIVEY
- a CDS encoding acyltransferase, which gives rise to MRKFVLGKQLRGRNSLMECVKAIFRIDPRRIAWEDVAKGIAIILVIIGHTVPFGSNSRNIIFSFHMPLFFLLSGYTLKIAETRGDFKRHFIKGLRHLIIPSIIVILINLCFEFIWGGNISAEALATDAFNTAEKLWWASGVTVKTHPGIGAVWFLVSLFWAKVIIDIIHVLFPGKYARYLCLSLGLLGIALGLKGKWLPQNMDVTFVAVLFIYLGYLWRENVDFFEKWETPLFLFAAIFWVTCIHLHFYIEMATRQYPFILLTVIEAVCGSFVVCCISKGLAANFFVRMTTQILGIHSLLIFLFHYLDWIVRKFWQTNHVWQTSFRRVIIVLAASFIFLAIRTFITEMRKKYGENDVISER